CCGGGAAAGGTACGTTCAACCGCTCCATGATTGAATCGCTCTCCCAATTACATCGCGTACATGTCATCACACCGGTCTCCTGGATTGATGAAGCTTCGCATGTCATCAAAAACAGAAAGCGGATGGATCGAAAGTGGATGCCCTTTGAAAATACTGGCCAACTCAGTATGGAGTATCCGCGGTTCTACTATCCGCCGAAGATACTGCACCAGCATTATGGACAGTTTTTGTCATGGTCTCTGCACCAGAGTCTGCAGCGAACCATCTCGAGTTTTCAACCTGACATTATCTTGTCTTACTGGTTACACCCTGATGGTGAAGTTGCTGTCAAAGCAGCACGTGAGCATGGTATTCCCGTCGTTGTCATGACCGGAGGCAGTGACGTGCTGCTGCTCACACAAAATCGGAACAGAAAACGTGCCATTCAAAACGTGCTTCAGCAGGCAGATGGTGTGATCACCGTCAGCAAAGACATCGTGAATGCGGTCTTAAATCTACAGGTTCATCCGGAGAAAATCCATACAGTCTACCGTGGCGTTGATTGGGAACTGTTCAGTCCCGGCGATCAACGGACCGCTCGTGAGCGTCTGGGACTCCCCCTGGACCGAAAAATCATTGTCAGTGTCGGACGCCTGGAACCGGTTAAAGGACACTCGGTACTTCTGAATGCCTGTGAGAAAATAAGTAAAGTGGGCACTCAATTTACGTGCTATGTTTTAGGTAATGGTTCTCTGGAATCAGCATTATTACAAAAAATAGAACAAAAGGGATTAAGGAAGTTCTTCCAGTTAAAGGGATCACAACAGCAACACCGACTGGTGGACTGGTACCGTGCAGCCGATATCATCGCCTTACCCAGTCTCTCAGAAGGGATTCCCAACGTACTCCTGGAATCGATTTCCTGCGGTAAACCGTTTGTAGCCAGCCGTGTGGGTGGAATTCCCGAGATCGCAGACCCTGACTGTGATCGACTGGTGACTGCTGATAATTCGAGTGAACTGGCTGTGGTGCTTTCGGAAATGATGGAATCTACGGCTCTGCCTGAAAGTCGGGATTTTAAACCTGTGTCATGGCATGAATCGTCATTACAGATCAGCCAGATTTTGTCTGACTGCAGTACACGTTACACAGCTGGCCTGACCGGACTGCAGAAAACACGATCGTCTTATCAGCGTAAAGACAAAAAAACAAAACAACAGATCTGAAAAAGCCGCCATGAATGTTATTCGTCAGTTCGTCAAGAATACAATACCTGCAGTGATCCCGCGGAAACTGTATATAGTTCACGGCGATGTCAATCAATGTGATTCGGCCCCTGACGCCAACTGCGGCAATACACACAGTAAACCACTCATCAATATTGCCTTCACTTTCGATGATGGTCCTCACCTGGAAATCACCCCTCAACTGCTGGACGTCCTGCAAAAACATGAGCAACAAGCCACGTTTTTTGTCATCGGGGAGAAGGCTCGGAAATATCCTCAACTGATTGAACGGATCGTCTCAGAAGGACATGAGCTCGGCAATCATACGTTAACTCATTCTGAGCCGGCACAGACATCCACACGAGACTTTCTTGATGAAATTCAGCAGACTGATCAGATCCTGGAGCAGATCACCGGCAGGAAAGCGAATCTGGTTCGTCCGCCGAAAGGCAAACTGAATCTCGGCAAACTACTGGGACTCTGGCGTCAACGACGTACGGTGGTCCTCTGGGATACCGACCCCCGTGATTATTTAATGAGCGACAACTCTGAAATCATTAGCTGGTGTCAGAACTACCAGCCCGTTTCTGGAAATTTCTGCCTGATGCATGACAACCACCCTTACGCAATTGAAGCGGTCCGGCAGCTCTCAGAATGCCAGCACACCCGTATTCAGTCGCTGGCAGTCAGCCACTGGCTTGAAAAAAAAACACAGCACTCAACGCGAACAAAGCAGGCTTGCGCCTGAGATAGAATATTGAAAGAACAACAACACCATGTCCACAATTATCACTCGGCCGACCGACACTTCTGATTCCCGGGATAATACATTTCCGGAAGGATCACGAAAACGGCTGCTGCTCGTCAGCTATCATTTTCCACCGGTCGGTGGAGCCGGCGTACAACGTCCGGTAAAATTCGTTAAATATCTGCGCAAATTCGGCTGGGATGTGAGTGTGCTGATGGCAGCCAATCCCTCTGTCCCCGTATTTGACAACAGCCTGCTGGTCGATATTCCGGAAGAGACGAATCTGGTCAAAGCCCGGACCTGGGAACCGGATTATTCTCTTAAAAAGAATATGGCCAATAAAAATCAGAATACTCAATCAACCAGTCTACTGTCTCCTGTGAAGTCGGCCTGCCGCAAGATTGCCCGGTCAGGTGCCGGGCTGTTACTCCAGCCCGATTCTCAAATCCTGTGGTATCCCAATGCACTCAAAGCGGGAAAAATACTGCTGAAAGAAATGCATCACGATGCCATTCTCGCAACTGCCCCCCCCTACTCTAATCTGATTCTTGCCAGCAAACTGAAACGAATCACAGGGCTGCCGTTAGCCGTAGATTTCAGGGACGAATGGGACCTGAGCAGCAAGTACCTGGAAAATCATCAGCAGGACCGCATTTCGCATCTGATCCAGACCCCTTTACAGAAATCGGTCATGAAACACGCTGATGCCATCGTCGCCACGACCAAAGCCAGCACCCAAAGACTTCTCGACCGCGCACACCATTTTGGTACAGACGCCATTGGCAAATGCATCTACAACGGCTTCGATATGGATGACTTTGATCACCTGGATGAACCTCTGCGAAAACCGCATTCCCGTACTGCACAGAAGCGATTTCGAATCGTCTATACGGGTACACTTTGGAATCTGACAACAGTCGAACCACTGATTCATGCAATTGAAGCCGTCCATCAAGTACAGCCTGAGATCCTTGAAAATCTGGAACTGCAGTTCATAGGCAGAAAAACGCCAGAACAACAGGCTCTATTGGAGCGAATCAAACAGACAGCCTGCACCTTAATTACGGAAGATTACTGTGCGCATCACGAAGCGTTGAAAAAAATGGCAAATGCAGACGCCCTCTGTTTGCTGCTGAGCGATGTCGAAGGAGCCCACCGTGTCGTTCCAGCTAAACTGTTTGAGTATCTGGCGATAAAACGGGAAATCCTGTCGATTACCCCTTCTGGTGAGACAGCAGATATCCTTGGCAGTTTCTGGCCCGCATCCAATTTTCGTGCAGACAATATTCCCGGGATGGCAACCTGGTTAACAGAACGACTCACAGAAACACATGATGCCTGTATCTCCCAGCCGGAACAGGTCGTTCAGTTCAAGCGGGAATATCAGGCAGGACAACTGGCAGATCTGTTGAACCAACTGGTGAACAGCACAGTCTGATCGATTAGGTATCGTATCTCAATACAATAAATACGAAGTGAGCAGAATATGAAGTTCTGGGAAGACCTGAAAGCAAAATCAGAATGGTGCTACGGGAGCATCACCTATCGCAGCCTGTTGAAGACCTGCCTGACGGATGGCACGATGGCAATGCTGTGGTATCGACTGATGCAATGGTCTGATTCATGGAAACTGTTTCCGCTTTCCATGATTTCCAATAAATGCAATGCCATCTTCTGCCAGTGCATCATTGGTCGAGGCGCCAGTTTTGGAAGACGGTTTGTGATCATCCACAGTCAGGGAATCGTGATCAACGGCTCAGTCAAAGCGGGTGACGACATCAAGCTCGAACACCAGGTCACCATCGGTGCAGAACGCAATACTTCACCTGAACTCGGCTCCGATATTTTCATTGGCGCAGGAGCCAAGATCATCGGTGGTATCCAACTGGGATCGCATTCCAAAGTCGGTGCAAATGCTGTCGTTGTAAAAGATGTTGCCCCACACACAACCGTTGGGGGCATTCCCGCGCAGGTAATCAAAGTTCACAACGACAATCAGCCGATAAAACAGATCGAAGTGAATCAGGCTGAATTACCTTACAAGCAGCTCCAGAAAGGATCATCCGCATGAACCCACTTCTGATCGCCAGCCTGTTCTGGACCTCCCTGTTTCTGATCGGTTTTTCCTATATAGGTTACCCTCTGGTGATCTGGTTTCTGGCACGTAAATCATCCAGACAACAAGTCAAAGCAGAACGGAAACCACTCGATACAAATGCTCTGCCGAAGGTTTCGATTATCATCGCCGCATATCGCGAAGAAGCCGTGATTCTCGAACGACTCAATAACCTTGCCAGGCTTGATTATCCCACATCCAAACTGGAAATCCTGATTGGCTGTGATGGAAATGAAGACCTGACGGGAGAGCTTGTCAACTCCTACGGCGATGATCAGATTCGTTTGATCCAGTTTGAACAACGTCGCGGTAAAGCTTCGGTTCTGAATGATTGTGTTCCCCTGGCTTCGGGAGAGATTCTGGTTTTTTCAGATGCGAACACCAACATGGATCCACAGTGTATCAAGCAGCTCGTGCGACATTTCCCAGATGAATCAACAGGCTGCGTCTGCGGGCAACTCATACTGGAAGATGCAGAAACCGGTAAAAACGTAGATGGCCTGTACTGGAAATACGAAAATTTTCTCAAGCATTGTGAGACCCGTCTCGGCGCAGTACTGGGCGTCAATGGTGCTCTCTATGCATTGAGAAAATCGCTCTACCAGCCCATTCCCCCAGATACCATTATCGATGATTTTCTGATTGGCATGCGGGTTCATCTGGCAGGACGACGTCTGATCTACGACGCGACAGCATTCGCAGTCGAGGAGACAGCTACTTCCGTTCAGGCCGAATTTAAACGACGCATTCGTATCGGCACCGGAGCGTTCCAGAGTCTGAAACATTTGAAAGGACTTTTGAATCCCCGTTATGGCTCGATCGCCTTCGCCTTCTGGTCACACAAACTGTTGCGCTGGTTCTGCCCCGTCTTCATGGCTCTGGCATTTCTGAGCAATCTGATTTTATTAAATCAACCGCTATATCAGGCAACACTCGCGGTACAGTTACTGTTTTATACTTCTGCAATAGTTGGTATGAAACTGAAAGGTGGTAACCGCCTGGTGAAACTCTGCCGCGTTCCCGGTATGTTCGTTCAGATGAATCTGGCTCTCGGGATCGGTCTGTTTCGCTGGATCTTTACCAGACAAAGTGGAATCTGGGAACGGACCGAACGCAGCCTGCCTGCTTCAGTACCAGTCAACGATCAGGAGATCCCGGAAACGGATCCCGTCGTCAGCGACTCTGAAACGCTGACTGCTGATACACTCCCCTTTATAAAAAGCTGAACCATTATGTCCCCGTTACTATTTACCTGTATCACAATCTGCTTCACCTTACTGCTCGGTCTGGCTGTCGGAGTCTGTCTGGCCATCCGGGCTCGGAACATGCAGTACTGGCTTCCCGCTTACTTTTTTTCCAAACAACAGAAACAGAAGATCTCCTTCAGCCCGGCTCAACCCCGACATATTTTCATTGCGGTCTGTGACCACTTTGAGCCGGAATGGGGTAACCCCACAAAATCGGAAGCGATTGCCCGCGTCGATCGCTGGTGTGAAGAATACCCGGCTCGATTCTCTCGATTTAGCGATTCACGGGGACAGGTGCCACAACATACATTCTTCTACCCGCAGGACCAGTATGCGCCCGAGTATCTGGATCGTCTGGCTTCCCTGTGTAAACACGGCTACGGGGATGTGGAAATCCATTTACATCATGATCACGACACAGCGGATGGTTTGCGGCTGAAAATGAACGAATTTCGTCAGACCCTCTTTGACCGACATGGCCTGCTGAGAAAAGATCCACAGACAGGCGAGATTCTCTACAGCTTCATTCATGGAAACTGGGCACTCTGCAATTCGCGCCCCGATGGTCGTTGGTGTGGTGTTGACAATGAGATTGAAATTCTGCTGGAAACCGGCTGTTACGCTGACCTGACGATGCCCTCTGCACCCAGTAATACTCAGACTGAGATCATCAACAGCATTTACTATGCAAAAAACCGCCCTGGAGAACGAAAATCACAGAATCAGGGGGTTCATGCCCAGGTCGGCCAGACACCTGCGCCAGACAGCCTGCTGATGATTCAGGGACCATTAAGACTCGACTGGAGTCAACGAAAATGGGGACTGCTGCCTCGTATTGAAAATTCCGATCTACACGCGGGACGTCCCGCGACAGTCAATCGATTACATCACTGGCTGGCCGCAGATGTGCACGTTACCGGGCGTCCCGACTGGAGTTTCATCAAACTACATACCCATGGGGCCAAACCGGGCAATATAGAGACCCTGTTGGGACCGGAAACAGAAGCTTTTCATACAGAACTCCGCGCAGAAGCGGAACGGCATCCAGAGTGGAAATATTATTATGTCACGGCCTGGGAAATGGCCGCCCTGATCCATCAGGCGGAACAGGGAGCGATCGTTCCTGATTTTGAAGCCATTCCCGCAGCCATCTGCCCCACTGGTCAATATGGAGACTCCTGTGTGCTGCGATAGAAAATAAAGAATGTTATCATTCTATTTTTCATACGATTTCAGCGGATGCCTCTTTCTGAACAAATTCGCATTGACCAGAATATTAAGATTTGTCAAGATCATCGGCGAAGGTGATATGGTCGATTAATCTTCCTTCAGACTTCCTATCTTATCATTCGATACCGAAACACCGGCAAGCGCACTGCTGGTCTGATCGCGACAGAAATCCATACTGACTCCTCAACGTTTCAAGGAGGAAACAAAATGAGTGTCACATTAGTGCATACCGGCGTATCACATACTCGTATCGAGTACTGTATTTGGGAAGCACTGAATCAGATCTGGCCTCGTTCCGCTACGATTGCCCGTTTTGGTACTGGGTTTTCTCCTGCGCGGGATATCAACTCAATTGACTCTGATTTGATTATCAGTACCAGCCTGGATGCAGCTGCCTCGATCAAATGTAAAGAGCATCAGTTACACATGTGTTACCTGGAACCCCGTTCCAGCAATCAACTCCCCCTCAATCAACAGCTCATTAACAGTATGACTGAAGTGGAATTTGTTGTTCCCACTAAAACGCTCCTGAATCAGAATCGGGATCGATTCACGTCGTTTGTCAAGCCCCCCGTTGATACCGATTTCTTCTGCTCCGGATTTGAACAGAGAAGTGAATTTTATCTGCTGGTTGTCGATGGCCAGTGGACAGAATCCGATCAACTTGTCGTGAATGTCTGCCAGGAACTGGAACAAAGCCTCTCTATAGGAGGAATCTCTGCTGAGGAACTTCCCCAGGATCTGCAGGATCATCCACTCATTGAACTCCTGGGCCCACTGGAAGACCAGCAACTGCGGGATCAGTACCGCCTCTGTTCAGCTGTGATCTGTCCTCGCGATGTCGATTTCGATCTTTCATCCATCGAGGCACAAAGCTGTGGCACTCCTGTCGTAATTTACTCTGATTGCGAAGCTGCCCGGTCTGTCATCTGTTTCGAACAGAATGGCCTGGGGAGTGGAATTTATTTTGAAGAACAAACCGTATCTTCTCTCGCCAGTGCGATCCGCGAACTGGAACTCAGACCACAACGCTGTCAGCCAGTGATCGGCTGGTGTTGTGCCGCCCAGTTCTCCTTTCATCAGTTTCAGGTATCATTCAACCAGGCCATCGCCAAAGAAATTGCTTACCGCATTCAGACCGCCGCGAGGAAAAAGCAAATCCAGGATCAGCAGGATGATCAGGGCCCAGCAGAAGAACGGATCGCTGCTTAGTCCGTGTATATTTGTCGATCATGATTCTAGCGTTTACAGGAACGCCAGCAGTTTACGCTGTCTCTGATAGTTCAGCTGATCGATCCTGAATTTTCAATCGCCTCGACTCAACCATTTTCGGCGACATCTTATTCACCTTTGTGGCAACCTGGGTTCTTTTCACAAAGTGTTCCACATGGATCTGTTAGCATGTTGCTATGCAGAAGTTGTCTGACAAAACCTGTTTCCCGGCTGGAAGCATTGGCAGAAACACGATCGAAACTCACATCGAATGAAGTAGATCTTTTGAATTGAGTTGCATGGTATTTCGTCTCGATCCTACTCCACTTTAATGACTTACAGCCTATTAAAGAACGC
The sequence above is a segment of the Gimesia algae genome. Coding sequences within it:
- a CDS encoding glycosyltransferase, producing MKILFLSNVFPNPLHPGKGTFNRSMIESLSQLHRVHVITPVSWIDEASHVIKNRKRMDRKWMPFENTGQLSMEYPRFYYPPKILHQHYGQFLSWSLHQSLQRTISSFQPDIILSYWLHPDGEVAVKAAREHGIPVVVMTGGSDVLLLTQNRNRKRAIQNVLQQADGVITVSKDIVNAVLNLQVHPEKIHTVYRGVDWELFSPGDQRTARERLGLPLDRKIIVSVGRLEPVKGHSVLLNACEKISKVGTQFTCYVLGNGSLESALLQKIEQKGLRKFFQLKGSQQQHRLVDWYRAADIIALPSLSEGIPNVLLESISCGKPFVASRVGGIPEIADPDCDRLVTADNSSELAVVLSEMMESTALPESRDFKPVSWHESSLQISQILSDCSTRYTAGLTGLQKTRSSYQRKDKKTKQQI
- a CDS encoding polysaccharide deacetylase family protein produces the protein MNVIRQFVKNTIPAVIPRKLYIVHGDVNQCDSAPDANCGNTHSKPLINIAFTFDDGPHLEITPQLLDVLQKHEQQATFFVIGEKARKYPQLIERIVSEGHELGNHTLTHSEPAQTSTRDFLDEIQQTDQILEQITGRKANLVRPPKGKLNLGKLLGLWRQRRTVVLWDTDPRDYLMSDNSEIISWCQNYQPVSGNFCLMHDNHPYAIEAVRQLSECQHTRIQSLAVSHWLEKKTQHSTRTKQACA
- a CDS encoding glycosyltransferase family protein gives rise to the protein MSTIITRPTDTSDSRDNTFPEGSRKRLLLVSYHFPPVGGAGVQRPVKFVKYLRKFGWDVSVLMAANPSVPVFDNSLLVDIPEETNLVKARTWEPDYSLKKNMANKNQNTQSTSLLSPVKSACRKIARSGAGLLLQPDSQILWYPNALKAGKILLKEMHHDAILATAPPYSNLILASKLKRITGLPLAVDFRDEWDLSSKYLENHQQDRISHLIQTPLQKSVMKHADAIVATTKASTQRLLDRAHHFGTDAIGKCIYNGFDMDDFDHLDEPLRKPHSRTAQKRFRIVYTGTLWNLTTVEPLIHAIEAVHQVQPEILENLELQFIGRKTPEQQALLERIKQTACTLITEDYCAHHEALKKMANADALCLLLSDVEGAHRVVPAKLFEYLAIKREILSITPSGETADILGSFWPASNFRADNIPGMATWLTERLTETHDACISQPEQVVQFKREYQAGQLADLLNQLVNSTV
- a CDS encoding serine O-acetyltransferase, with product MKFWEDLKAKSEWCYGSITYRSLLKTCLTDGTMAMLWYRLMQWSDSWKLFPLSMISNKCNAIFCQCIIGRGASFGRRFVIIHSQGIVINGSVKAGDDIKLEHQVTIGAERNTSPELGSDIFIGAGAKIIGGIQLGSHSKVGANAVVVKDVAPHTTVGGIPAQVIKVHNDNQPIKQIEVNQAELPYKQLQKGSSA
- a CDS encoding glycosyltransferase family 2 protein, translating into MNPLLIASLFWTSLFLIGFSYIGYPLVIWFLARKSSRQQVKAERKPLDTNALPKVSIIIAAYREEAVILERLNNLARLDYPTSKLEILIGCDGNEDLTGELVNSYGDDQIRLIQFEQRRGKASVLNDCVPLASGEILVFSDANTNMDPQCIKQLVRHFPDESTGCVCGQLILEDAETGKNVDGLYWKYENFLKHCETRLGAVLGVNGALYALRKSLYQPIPPDTIIDDFLIGMRVHLAGRRLIYDATAFAVEETATSVQAEFKRRIRIGTGAFQSLKHLKGLLNPRYGSIAFAFWSHKLLRWFCPVFMALAFLSNLILLNQPLYQATLAVQLLFYTSAIVGMKLKGGNRLVKLCRVPGMFVQMNLALGIGLFRWIFTRQSGIWERTERSLPASVPVNDQEIPETDPVVSDSETLTADTLPFIKS
- a CDS encoding glycosyltransferase; translated protein: MSVTLVHTGVSHTRIEYCIWEALNQIWPRSATIARFGTGFSPARDINSIDSDLIISTSLDAAASIKCKEHQLHMCYLEPRSSNQLPLNQQLINSMTEVEFVVPTKTLLNQNRDRFTSFVKPPVDTDFFCSGFEQRSEFYLLVVDGQWTESDQLVVNVCQELEQSLSIGGISAEELPQDLQDHPLIELLGPLEDQQLRDQYRLCSAVICPRDVDFDLSSIEAQSCGTPVVIYSDCEAARSVICFEQNGLGSGIYFEEQTVSSLASAIRELELRPQRCQPVIGWCCAAQFSFHQFQVSFNQAIAKEIAYRIQTAARKKQIQDQQDDQGPAEERIAA